The genomic window AATGAACCTGAAATCATGTGGAAATCTATGAACAATACTAAAGATCCATACATCAAGGTCAAATAATTCAGCAGTATACTATCTGTTTCCGGGCAGTCCTGCTCTGGCCATCTGACCACACAATGAGCTGCACTAACAGACTGTAAGAATGTGCTCAAATGCTGACCAGTGTACCAATGCCTTTTTTTAGGGGCTAATACCAGAGAGCAAACATGTCTGAAGGGTAAGTATTCTGAGTCCCCAAATCAGCCATTATATTTGTTCAAAGGCAAATTAATCTGTGTTTGGTGTCTgatctcctcttttctcttctctcttcttcctctcctccttaccccccccccccccccacacacacacacatgcacacagaccgGTGAGTCACACTCCTGTTTTTACCTCTATGTAAACCACACCACTGAGTCAGATTCATGCAGAAAAAGACCTTTGTATTACAATGAATTGTTGTATAGTAGGAAGAACCACATTAAAGTCTTtaacacatttctctgtttcagagaaAGCCTAAATATTCAGCTACACGCCGACTGCTTCTGAAAGTAAGTCTGTTTTCTGCTCCGATCCTTTTGAATAATATAATGAactgatgtttatttatttatttatttatttacaaaataagaAATATGCCCTGAAATAATTTGATGAAATTGAGTGCCAGTCAGTAAAAGGTCACTGAATGTGACTGTAAtgactaaaatgttttttaatttcataagTGTGCCAAGGGCGCATGTTCAGTAAGTGCGAGCCATAAAGTTGAGTGCTGTTATGTGTCCCCCCCTGTTATTGCAGTCCAAGCTGCTGAAGAAGGCAGCGTCCCTGCTTGGTGGCTGAGAAAGAGCAGAGCAAACGAGACCGAGAGAGCactctgagtgagagagttcCCCACTCAAACTGACCGGTCTGGTCTCTGCAGGAGCTCCAGGTAGGAACCCACTCCAGGATAACCCATGCTCCCCTGCTGAATTCCATTAGCATTAAATTAAGACCAATCAGTACAGTCAGTATCCTCCCTTTGCAGGAGCTTTGTAAAGATCTTCACCGCAAGATTGACGTTGTTGATGAGGCGCGATATGACCTCGAAGTGAAGGTCGCCAAAAATGAGAAGGAGGTAAACCCCCATTTGGTTCACCAAATCCCCAGAGAGAAATGATACAATTTTTTAAGACAGATTGTTCCgctttgttttgtattaaaaCCGTCTTAATGGATTTGTTAAGAAGTGCAAAGACTCAAATGTTTCTTATTGATGAAATACACTTTCAGTGGGTAAAACTGTGATTGTTCTGTAATGTGCTGATGGGTTGGCCCAGATCCAGTCTCTGACTCAGAAGATTTATGAGATGAAGGGAACCATGAACAGAACCAAGCTGAAGAGAGTGAAGAAATCTGCCGACGCCAAACTGGACGCTCTGACTGAGTCCAAACTCACATCGAAGGCAGACTTCAAAGCCAACCTGAAGACAgtgaaaaaggaagaggagaaggtaAGGTTATTAGTGGTAACCTGAAAACAGAAGTGCACCTGGAATGAGCCTGAACTGACCTCCAAAAAATCAGCATAGGGTCAGAGAGATGACCTACATCAAAAATGTCTGTTCTGTCCTGAATTAGCATATGTAGTTTATCGGGGAGTCACTTTATGTCCTGGTGGAACTAAGGTCGTTATTACTGTTTGACAACAGCAGAGGAAGTTTGAGTACAACAGTGAAGGAGGCTGGAATATAAAAGGAGCTGAATAATACTGTTAATGACTGAACATGGTCATAAGTATCTAGACACAGAGAATGGTTTTACTGAGGGTTGTGTTTGGTAAAAATCACACTGACCTGCTGCCAGAGAGGATGGAGGACACAGCATATCTACTACCAGCAAAAACTGATGAACAAGACATTACCTTAGCCTTTTTCTCTTTACCACAGAAAGAGGAGGTAACGGACTGGCGTAAGAATGTGGAGGCTATGTCTGGTATGGAGGGCAGGAAGAAGCTGTTTGATGCTGGACAGTAAAAAGGTACAAAAGTGTTGgtgacatttaaataaaagCATCGTGTCCAGAAATGAGTTATTAAAATAGCAATAGTATAATTATGTTAAACTGAATGCAACAAACAGAACTGTGCATCTCatgaatatttttgttctaGGTCAACAAGGCCTTAACGTATGTCAAAATTGCACATTAGCACCATTAACCATAAAATCTCAATGTTGACTTTTTGATGTGTATGAATGTTTGATGTAAATGTCATCAAAGCATGTTGTACAAATTTGTCAATATCTGAAATGTCATAGAAAAATATGTGGAAATATGTGGAAATAATTGTCCATCATAATTTATGTTTCTCCAGATTAtcatttcaatttgttttgttacagAGTATTATTGCCCTTCATCGCAAGCCAATcacacatgattttttttacatgacgCTACTTATTTAGAATCGTTATTAATGATTGTTCCCATGGAAACAACATGGCCTTTTGAGGAATGTTCATGTGAACACAGACTTGTGTAGAACTGTGTTCGTTTGTTCAGGTGAATGGCTTACTGTtgtgtgaaaacaacaacaacaaaatcactgTGATCTGTATATccagctagaaaaaaaaactaatttgaTTGCATTCCACAATAAAGTACAGTGCAGTATACTGTTGGTGTAATGGTTGTGATTTACAAGTAGTTTGTCTTTCTGAACATGTGTTTACTTTTCATTATGTGAGGTGGTCCAGGAGGCTTACAAGAGATCCAGGAGAAAGACTAGAGAAGTGGTCTAATACCATGGCAGCTTaccaaaaaaattacaaaaaaaaaaagattgttatGACACACTGGGTTGTATACTAGACCACATGTTTCCACTAAATGTCACAATCTGATTTGTTAGATTAAGATGTTAAGAATGCTTTTAAGGTTAACAAACcattggttttaaaatgattcaaatgttAAATTTATATTCCTGTCAGGCTAAAGCCTCCTTGTGATCTAACATTTCATCATAGTACAGATGTAGAGGCTGTAACAGATAGACTGAGGACTGTAACAGATAGCCCCACAGCCTTGGCACTGCCCCGTCCATGTAGGGTCGGGCAAAGGGAaagatgtgtgttgttttgatgcTAAAGTGAAGTAGCTGTAAGGACACAAGGCTCTGTTCTATTTTAGTTGGCCACTCACCGTGGGCCAGGACACAATAAAATTTCTCCCTGTGTGTAACCACAGTCAGACACCCCTCACTCTTTTGGGCTTCCTTCAGCCACACAGGTATGTTACTTTGCTGtgcttggaattttttttctttagagaatatgtgagaatatttttttaatctagaaATAATGGAATTACATTAAGTGTTTACAAGTAATGCATTCATTTGCACATCAGTGCAAAGAAACTTATTCATATACTTCATGCAGATCTTTAATAATGCTGAATGAGATGTAATGATAAAGTTTATCATCTTTATGTTCAGTAAAGCTAACATTAACAGATCTATGTCATTAAAAAAGCCTTGCTACAGAAACAGCAACATCAAATTACAAAAGCAGGTCAATATGGAAATTTGGTTGCtctgggaaagaaagagaactctgtgaaaaatgaatgtaagcTGGCTGGAGCAGGACTCATCTATGTTCTAATTAAATGATTTAGGAAATGGACTGACTGTCCTGTACAGTAGTTAATGATGAATGAACAGGAGTGAGATCTGTCTTAAACACTGGTTTTAGGTTAGAGCTGTTCGACAGTGCAGATATAGGATATAGGATTAGATCCAGGACTGTCccagagaagaaaaatcagtcGCTCAGTCAACAGCTGTAGCTCTGTTTTAACAGGGCACACAGATTCAGCAGCCATGTCCGAAGCGTGAGTATTTACATTAATGTTCATGTGTTTGATATATTATCATTTATGTCACATAACACAGTCTGACAGCTAACCTGTCTTTGCCTTCACTGTTTGTATCCTCTATTCCATCATCAACATCTGCAGTCCAGTAAGTCAGCTCTGTTTTCAGTACTTCTCTATAGTCCAAAAATTACCAGTCTGCTGATTATACAATGTctacaaacacacgcgcgcactcccacacacatgctcacacacacacacacatacacacacatctacacacatctaaTGTCCTTTATTCTCTTTCAGAGGAAATCCAAGATCACTGCATCCCGCAGGTTGTTCCTGAAGGTATttgcagaggtggacaaagtacacctccccattacttgagtcaaagtatagatattCCTGGTCAGATATTattccaatacaagtaaaagttgttcagttaaatttttacttgagtaaaaatTAAAGTACTGGAggacttgcttttaaaaatacttaagtattctaAATGCACATACTTGCTGTAGAATAAAAGgctgtggaatatgctacaaagcctatagaaacacggCTGAATCGAacgcttcctctataaaagacagtgtatagcttcagttaaacaggccgTAGGTTTACTCAGATGGGCCTTgcaaggataaacacgtcataacgTTgcaggctaggttaattttacttccactacatagcattgcctgaaatgtgaaacagccgGATGACCCTCGTGACCCCCGTCCTCGTCCTCGTCTTACTGGGACCAGGTCCTGCGTGAATCTGCTGCCTTCGCGTGACCTTAATAATAGTACTGTGgttatctgacaagattaaaacatatatttctgagaGGACtctgtcagtaacgttaaccattagtatgcgtcagcagtggattcacacaggacacGGTGTgatgtcccaaatggtttccaagctaagtggtttccgtacgtgttcacacgcTGTGCTAACTGTatcagttgtggtctgcctctgtcaccagattcgtcacacattcagaaacatattaatcgcgattttcaagtcgcatctcatatctactgcggcgaatatgattgtaagtgagcagtgagcactacgTCACAGCCACCTACGAAAAAAGTTAGgcgaacgcatacgggaagcagttagcttgaaaaccagctgatttaaaaaaaaaatctcaaacatggacttaagatatggtcatgggtgctctggtgaggcACCTTTTATTATCTTTATCTGCCAtagtagtagccatcagtacaaccgccaagttcagttgtttaatatgcagcacgcacttgactgatgTTGGAATAGTTTACTGttattggtttttctcctgtgacgaacacaatatggcctatcgcattttagaaaagaaaatttatccgctgacttcaaagttatgcttcaaagtaatgagtaacgagaaccttcgtAGAGATGCAGTAGAGTGAAAAGTACaacatttgtctttcaaatgtattGTAGTAAAAgacataagtttccaaaaaataaataacactcaagtaaagttcAAATACTGGaaaaatgtacttcgttactgtccacccctgggtATTTGTTAgcttgtttgttggttggttggttgtgttAAAAATGCACTCAGAAACATAACTTGCCTAAATGTGAAAGCAAATTAATGCAtgcaacacattcacacataatcTGTTCATGACTCAGACCAAACTGCTAAAGAAGGCGAGTGCTATGCTGGTAacggagaaggaggagaaaaagagagagagagaaaccacacTGAATGAGAGAGTCCCTCCACTCCAGCTAtctggtctgtctgtgcagGAGCTCCAGGTAAGTTACTGAGTTATGCAAATAATATGTACAACTACTGGCAAGTGCCCCATTATTCTGTCTCATATATGGCTCAATACCACTCGTCAgaactatatgtatgtgtatgtgtctatgtatatgtgtgtgtatgtatattagattagattagattaaacTTTGTCACTGTGCAGAGTATGTATTTACAtgtattgtttttaaaagtatACATATAAAAACAGTGACTTATGAAATCTTATATATTTATAGTCAACATAATCCGTGATATATCAATCATATCACAGTGTAATGTGCCTTAGATGGGTTTTGTGGAACTTGGCATGTTTTAGAGATGTTCAGATCTTCTCTGAAATGCTGTGTATTCCTAGGCACTGTGCAGAGAACTCCACCAAAAGATTGATGTGATTGATGAGGAAAGATATGACATAGAAGCGAAGGTGGCCAAGAATCAGAAAGAGGTACTGTCATATGTTTGGAGAATACTTTGATGGAGCATTTATGGGAAAGAAACAGTCCTCTTTCAGTTCAAAGACCTCAGTGGATATCGTAGGAGAATAGAAAAGCCCTGATCCAAATCTTATGTCCATAAAACTGAGAACTTACTGGACACTAACGCTTCACTTGATTACACAGATGAGATGAGCACTGCTTTATTTCTCTTACCTTAGTTAAGGCCCTGTTGAGTCTTTGTTAAGCGGCTGCGGAATTTTCGCTGTCCATAGATCGAAAATCTGTCACACAAGATCTTTGAGCTGAAGGGTAAGATGAAGAGACCTGCCCTGAAGAGGGTAAAGATCTCCGCCGATGCCATGCTGGGAGCTCTCCTGGGCTCCAGGATGAAGGAGTCTGTGGATTTCAAAGCCAACCTGAAGACagtgaagaaagaggaggaaaaggtgAGACACCCCATCTACTGATTAAACCCTTAAACTTACTGTTTCACCAAAAGGCTGTTTCACTCAATGCTATAGGGTCACTAAAAAgctcactaaaaaaaaagaaaagagaagacagaaataaGTTTTCTTTCATACATTCTGCCGCACAGAAGGAGGAGGTGACAGACTGGCGTAAGAACGTGGAGGCTATGTCTGGCATGGAGGGCAGGAAGAAGCTGTTTGATGCTGCTGGTCaataaacaaagtaaaatatgttttgttttgttttgttttctactgGAGTGAGTGCCTCAGCTGAAAATATGCAATACCAATACTTAATAATGACATAcctattttttgtattttggatTGCTTAGACGTATGTTCACCACTTTTTGTTAAACAACTAATGCGCTTCTTTCAGATGATCATCAATGAATTTTACTGGTCATCAGAGGCCAGTCATATCTGCGGAGGCATGGCCTGGTGAAAGAATGTTCTGTCCTACACCGTTTACCTTCCTCATTTCTGTCTGATGTATCTTCCAAATAATTTACCAGCACATCATCCCTGAAACTAGTCAAACCAGCGTGTGTTCTCCTGCAAACATGATGAATTTACTCTGTTTTACAGCTCATTTTCACTACAGTAATGGAGTCTTGAATTTTGATTCGTttaattttaaacatatttcaaaattgTACAAACATACaagtgaaaacatttacattacttATTAGTAAATGTAATGGTAAACAACGCATTGTAATTAAAATATCCAGTCATGAATAAAGGACATGACAACATTTTGTCCAGAAGCTTTGATGGTTAATTGTTAGTGGTTAATTTGTAGTCAGCGTAGATGACTGTCACTGAAATAAATACTTAGCACTGGAAAACTCACAGTGGTGTCTTTGCCTCTATGCCTCAGTTGGAAACTCACAGTGGTGTCTCTGCATCTCTTCCTCAGTGGAAAACTCACAGTggtgtctctgcctctcttcctcAGTGGAAAACTCACAGTagtgtctctgcctctcttcctcAGTGGAAAACTCACAGTagtgtctctgcctctcttttacAGTCTGTGACCAACTACATTGACCCATTGACTGATAGATCAatcgattgattgattgattgatggatggatgtaaTTAGAGTTGAAAGATATACAAACTGGTAGCAGACAGAATATTTTAAACGTGTTTGTAAATTAGAACAAAGTGTTCAAGCATTTATCTGTGTCCTTTCCAAACACAGAGCCTATTACGTCAGTGTTAAAGGTCACACTGGTTCTCTGTGTCACTTGAAAGAGGAAAATattcagcaaaaaacaaaacaaaacaaacactcaacaTATAACATCCAGAGATGTCAGGTTACATTTAAATGCCGTCTTAATCTGGGAAATTTTGGTTAAAACTGCAAGAAGTTTACATCTACATGCACAGATAACAGGAATCATATATCAACTATGACATATTCCATATGTCACTTGTCATTTCAAAAGTATTTGAATTTAAACCGAGTTTTTCTGGTTTTCATTACTTGACATTGGAACATTAGAGCATACACAGAGCTGAGCGGCAGTTAAGTTAATGGTTTCCACTGATCCTTGTGCAAAGCCATTTTAAGTAAAGTGTCTTTTAATAAGTGTCCTATTGTTTCACAGCCACTGGCTCTAAAAATACAGCTGGGCCACAAACTGTGCTGTGATGCTTGACTCCCCTTTAGGGCTGAAATGCACAAAGCTCCCTGAGAATGGATTCTAGCCAGACCTACTCACATTTCATCAAGACGTGACTCCACCTGCTCAAAACCCTCTAAATAAACCCAGCATTGATTTACAGACCTGTGTTCTCAGCCAAACGCCATTATCCTAATGTGCTGAGAAATTAACTTCTTAATGCCATCAACTTTAATTAGTCTCGTTAACCTGAAAGGACGCTGTACAAATGTTTATTGTATGGGTTGTTTATTTACTCTACCATGTGTCTGTAAAGCCTATTTTTACATCCTTAGTTAACCTGCATCCTCTTATTTCATAATTCTTAACATAGTGTCCCTTCATTCGGTATCTCATTGTTAGCCTTTCAACCCTCCTATAATAAAACATAAGATATTATTGTTTGCCATGCACTGCGTCTCACAGCAATAGACCAAACGCTTTTCAGGACCCTGTGAAATATGTTGACAAGACTGAGGAATACTTATTACCTGCTGTAAACTCAAAATTTTAGCAAAGACACTAAATGTCAGAGAATGCCAACTCTAACTGCAAAGTGTAACAAAGCCAGTGCTATCATTCTCTGCACTGCTTTCTTCCCATTCTGCATCAGTCTACACatattttctccttctcctggCTTTGCTGGAGGTGCACAATCCAGCACCATTTGCTACCAAAGGGCGGCGTCTAGACCTCACTTGAGCACTAGATGTCCAAGTCCcataaaaactgttttatcaCTGCACTTTCCTGCCTGAATCCTGATCAGATGCTACGTGGAACAGGAAATCGGAGCAGCAGACAGCCACTGGCCAAGCATCTATTTTAGTTAGCCATTCCCATGAGTGTTGTAAACTATAAATCTGAACTGTTTTGTTCAATCCTCCTGCAGCccgttcactctctctgtctctctctgtctctgcattttcttcttttaacaGGTATGTCTTTGATAACCAGTCAAACTATACAGAGACATTAAAATCCGTAATACagataacaaaaacaatatctttttttgtttaatgttcttTATTTACAGAATTTATGTATTAGTTAGAAATTAATTTTGTATGTCTTAAAGATGAGATATGTATTTAGCAAGGGCAGAATTGAGCTTATTTTATCAGAGATGAGCTTATTTTTTCTGGGCATCACTGTGtttaataattataaaaatatattaaatattgatGCTGATTGCTATTATAGTGCATAATGCCTGAAAAGTGGTTGCAGGTCAATCTTCATTTGCTTAGATGCCTCTCAGATTGGTGACGATACATAAAGATTTCCACCTATGCTGAAACTCTTGTCAGCTATGTGCAGAACTCGTACCAGCCTGCGGAGTGCTTTCCATAAACTGAACTAGACCAGAATGGACCTCGTTTTAGCTGTGACTGGACTATTGGAATTTACATAGAATTAACAGAGCATATGCTTTATATTTCTTCATGAGTTTGTGAGAATTTGACTTGACTTCGtgagatgaaatgatgaaactggtagaataataaaatgaaaacagtcagtGGCAGCTAATGTTTATAAAATCCTCTGCCTTAGTACAACAGAACTCAGTACTGCATTGCCAtttattcacatttcatttcaagttCAAATTGTACTCTGCTTAGACAGACCCTTTTTTGTCTTATATAAAGCAAACTGGCCTCTTTTCTGACTATGCTTTAAGTCTGGTGTCTAAATGTTGCCATGCTTAAGAACATCATg from Chanos chanos chromosome 2, fChaCha1.1, whole genome shotgun sequence includes these protein-coding regions:
- the LOC115805899 gene encoding troponin I, slow skeletal muscle-like, which produces MSFILFQRKSKITASRRLFLKTKLLKKASAMLVTEKEEKKRERETTLNERVPPLQLSGLSVQELQALCRELHQKIDVIDEERYDIEAKVAKNQKEIENLSHKIFELKGKMKRPALKRVKISADAMLGALLGSRMKESVDFKANLKTVKKEEEKKEEVTDWRKNVEAMSGMEGRKKLFDAAGQ